A genome region from Meriones unguiculatus strain TT.TT164.6M chromosome 19, Bangor_MerUng_6.1, whole genome shotgun sequence includes the following:
- the Ogn gene encoding mimecan, protein MKTVHSTLFLLLLVPLTQPAPQTQLDLHTEYGTDNSEETTVNHQDYDDKHLDGKYIKENETLIIPDEKNLQLQNDEVIPSLPTNKENDEMPTCLLCVCLSGSVYCEEVDIDSVPPLPKESAYLYARFNKIKKLTAKDFADMPNLRRLDFTGNLIEDIEDSTFSKLSLLEELTLAENQLLRLPVLPPKLTLLNAKHNKIKSKGIKANTFKKLNKLSFLYLDHNDLESVPPNLPESLRVIHLQFNSISSITDDTFCKANDTRYIRDRIEEIRLEGNPIALGKHPNSFICLKRLPIGSYF, encoded by the exons ATGAAGACTGTGCATTCCACACTTTTCCTGCTACTGTTGGTGCCTCTGACGCAGCCAGCACCTCAAACTCAACTCGACTTGCACACTGAGTATGGAACAGATAATTCTGAAGAAACTACAGTTAACCACCAGGACTATGATGATAAACACCTGGATGGAAAATATATTAAG GAAAATGAAACTTTGATAATTCCTGATGAGAAAAATCTTCAGTTACAAAATGATGAGGTTATACCGTCATTACcaaccaataaagaaaatgaTG AAATGCCCACATGCCTGTTGTGTGTCTGTTTAAGTGGCTCCGTATACTGTGAAGAAGTTGACATTGActctgtgccaccactgccaaaGGAATCAGCTTATCTTTATGCACGattcaacaaaattaaaaagctgACTGCCAAAGATTTTGCAGACATGC CTAATTTAAGAAGACTTGACTTTACAGGAAATTTGATAGAAGACATAGAAGATAGTACTTTTTCAAAACTTTCTCTGTTAGAAGAACTTACACTTGCTGAAAACCAACTACTAAGACTTCCAGTTCTTCCCCCAAAACTTACTTTACTTAATGCCAAACACAACAAAATCAAGAGTAAAGGAATTAAAGCAAACACATTCAAA AAACTGAATAAACTCTCTTTCCTCTATTTGGACCATAATGATCTGGAATCTGTGCCTCCTAATTTACCAGAAAGTCTACGTGTAATTCACCTTCAG TTCAACAGCATATCTTCGATTACAGATGATACATTCTGTAAGGCTAATGACACTCGCTATATTCGAGACCGTATTGAAGAGATTCGCTTGGAGGGCAATCCAATTGCTCTGGGAAAGCATCCAAACAGTTTTATCTGCTTAAAAAGATTACCTATAGGGTCATACTTTTAA